A window of Choristoneura fumiferana chromosome 8, NRCan_CFum_1, whole genome shotgun sequence contains these coding sequences:
- the LOC141430627 gene encoding E3 ubiquitin-protein ligase siah-1-like has protein sequence MKIYFSGLGTLLETDHYGSLVKELTCTKCNKYMKPPIHLCVDGHSICGKCFEKSFQCHVCQKEFSLIRPMVLESLANKVLFPCVNPGCPKHATLPLLEKHTAHCQFRIINCFMARVYGECKWEGRAGEWMDHCFSEHKQRVTELPFITVKDKWNAKRSEPVLNYFLLRCYEKVFNVYQIYDKRGGRMMWTVLVNDEEAEKFYFEVDLFLPSLPSKRIMYRRPCKCEKDADFLEHTQNVYIPVENVFSMLDDSESMNFTVRIGEVENLALLESASTSESRILLHDEEEIVHIDN, from the exons ATGAAAATCTATTTCAGTGGTCTTGGAACTCTGTTAGAGACGGACCACTACGGCAGCCTGGTGAAGGAGCTGACATGCACCAAGTGCAATAAGTACATGAAGCCGCCCATACATCTCTGTGTGGATGGCCACAGTATCTGCGGGAAGTGCTTTGAAAAGAGCTTCCAATGTCACGTATGCCAA AAAGAGTTTTCTCTGATCCGGCCTATGGTGCTGGAGTCACTCGCGAACAAAGTGCTGTTCCCTTGCGTGAACCCGGGCTGCCCCAAGCATGCCACGCTGCCGCTGCTCGAGAAGCACACAGCTCACTGCCAGTTCCGCATCATCAACTGCTTTATGGCTAGAGTCTATG GTGAATGTAAATGGGAAGGCAGAGCCGGTGAATGGATGGACCATTGCTTCTCGGAGCACAAGCAGAGAGTCACGGAGCTACCGTTCATTACTGTGAAAGACAAGTGGAATGCGAAGCGTTCTGAGCCCGTGCTCAACTACTTCCTGCTTCGGTGCTACGAGAAAGTGTTCAATGTATATCAGATTTATGACAAGAGAGGag GAAGAATGATGTGGACAGTTCTAGTAAACGATGAAGAGGCGGAAAAGTTCTACTTTGAAGTAGATTTATTCCTTCCTTCTCTCCCAAGTAAAAGAATAATGTACAG GCGTCCATGCAAGTGCGAGAAAGACGCAGATTTCCTCGAGCACACACAAAACGTGTACATTCCCGTAGAAAATGTTTTCTCTATGCTGGACGACAGTGAATCTATGAACTTCACTGTACGAATTG GCGAGGTGGAAAACTTGGCGCTTCTTGAGTCAGCTTCAACCAGTGAGAGCCGCATACTTCTTCACGACGAAGAAGAAATTGTTCATATCGACAACTAG